The Candidatus Thiopontia autotrophica nucleotide sequence ACAGCTCGGAGTTATTGGAGATATTGCCAATTCACTTGCACGAATTGCCAATCAGATTGAACCAAAGAGTAGCTGGGATTTTGCCAGGGTAATGGAGGTAAAAGCACATCTGGACAACCACCTGCTTGAGGGGGTGGATGACCCCCGCTTCCCGGTATACCCGCAGCGTCTGGTTGCCGATATCAGAAAGGTGATGCCGGAGGATGGAATTATTACCCTGGATAATGGGGTCTACAAGATCTGGTTCTCCAGAAATTACCCAGCCTATCAATCCAATACCGTACTGCTTGATAACGCCCTGGCAACCATGGGTGCAGGACTACCATCAGCTATTGCGGCAAAAACAGTTTATCCAGAACGCAAGGTGATGGCGATCTGTGGGGATGGCGGTTTTATGATGAACTCGCAGGAGTTGGAGACCGCAGTGCGCCTGAAGCTTGATCTGATAATTCTGATTTTACGGGACGATGCCTACGGGATGATCAAGTGGAAGCAGCGAAATATGGGGTTTGATGATTTTGGCCTGGACTACGGAAACCCGGATTTTGTCCTTTATGCCAGGAGCTATGGGGCACACGGGCATCGTATCGAGTGTGCTGATTGTCTGTTGCAGGTGATTACCAAATGTTTTGAGACACCCGGGGTGCATCTGATTGAGGTACCAATTGATTATAGTGAGAATGATCGAATTCTGAACCATGAGATCAAGGAGAGGAGTCATCTGATATGAACAAGATTTCCATTGTTGGGGCTGGCCGTGTTGGAGAGGCGACTGCGCACCTGTTGGCAGTAAGAGAGCATGCCCGTGAGGTGGTTCTGATTGATATCAGTGAGGGCGCCGCCTCTGGAACTGCGCTTGATATTCAGGAGACCGCGCCCATCCTCGGTTTTGATACCAAGCTGACTGGTAGCGATGATCCATCCCTGATGGCAGGGTCCGAGGTGGTGGTGATTACCGCAGGGGTTCCCCGCAAACCGGGGATGTCTCGCTCTGATGTGCTGGAGACCAACCTGAAGGTAATTGACGGTATTGTCGGTAATGTTGTTAAACATGCCCCGGATGCAATCATCATCATGGTGACTAATCCGGTTGATGTGTTGACCTACCATGCATGGAAGAGCAGTGGGTGGGATCGCAGCAGGGTAATAGGGCAGGCCGGGGTGCTGGATTCAATGCGCATGGCAAGTTTTGTCTCCATGGAGACCGGCTTCTCAATCAAGGATATCAATGCGATGGTATTGGGTGGTCATGGCGATACCATGGTGCCACTGCCTCGTTTTACCACCATTAATGGTATTCCGGTCAGACAGTTTATCGATGAGGAACCACTGCAGCAGCTGATTCAGCGAACCCGTGATGGCGGTGCTGAGATTCTTGCGCTCAAGCAGAATAGTAGTGCCTATGACGCCCCGGGTGCTGCAGTTGCAGAGATGATCAGTGCGATGAGTATGAACCGGAGAAGGATCCTTCCCTGTGTGGCCATTCTTGACGGTGAGTATGGGCAGAGTGATATTGCCATGGGGGTGCCGGTGGTACTGGGGCAGAGTGGAATGGAGAGTGTGGTTGAACTTGATCTGGACAGGGAGGAGATGGGGGCGTTCTCCCAATCGGCAGAGATGGTACTTGCCGATCTGCAGAAAATTTGAGTGTCGTGTAATGCAGTACATCAAGCAACAGGGGAAAGAGAGTATCGAGAGACGGTTGTCTAAACTAGAACAGATGGTTGGCGAACGCTTTCAGAGGGTTCCGGGGTGGGATCGGATATAGAGACCCTGCATCAGCTATTTCTGGATCGTGTTGAGAACACGCCGGATAGAGTTGCCTATCAATTCCATAGCCGTAAACAGGGGTTATGGGTCGATCTTAGATGGAGACAGATTGCCGGGCGTGTTGAGCTGTGGAAGCAGCAGTTGTCTGAGGTGGTGGTGGATCGGGGAGAGCGTCTGGCTATTCTGCTGGAAAATTCACCGGATTGGATTGGTGTTGATCAGG carries:
- the mdh gene encoding malate dehydrogenase, which gives rise to MNKISIVGAGRVGEATAHLLAVREHAREVVLIDISEGAASGTALDIQETAPILGFDTKLTGSDDPSLMAGSEVVVITAGVPRKPGMSRSDVLETNLKVIDGIVGNVVKHAPDAIIIMVTNPVDVLTYHAWKSSGWDRSRVIGQAGVLDSMRMASFVSMETGFSIKDINAMVLGGHGDTMVPLPRFTTINGIPVRQFIDEEPLQQLIQRTRDGGAEILALKQNSSAYDAPGAAVAEMISAMSMNRRRILPCVAILDGEYGQSDIAMGVPVVLGQSGMESVVELDLDREEMGAFSQSAEMVLADLQKI